In the Leptolyngbya sp. SIO1E4 genome, one interval contains:
- the rpmA gene encoding 50S ribosomal protein L27 — MAHKKGTGSTRNGRDSNAKRLGVKRYGGQVVRAGNILVRQRGTKLHPGNNVGRGSDDTLFALVDGIVTFERKGKGRKKVSVYPEGVTA, encoded by the coding sequence ATGGCTCATAAGAAAGGAACCGGCAGTACTCGAAACGGTCGCGACTCAAACGCCAAGCGTTTGGGAGTCAAGCGTTACGGTGGGCAAGTTGTCAGAGCAGGCAACATCCTCGTTCGTCAACGGGGCACCAAGTTACACCCCGGCAATAACGTCGGTCGTGGCAGTGACGATACGCTGTTTGCACTGGTTGATGGTATCGTCACCTTCGAACGCAAAGGTAAGGGACGCAAGAAAGTAAGCGTTTACCCAGAGGGCGTGACCGCTTAG
- a CDS encoding RDD family protein: MNFFKTITIRTPESVELEFTLAGIGNRALALIIDYLLLFLSLALIILFFSLIGEQLVNLSIALGGGTGGIELWLLAIVILLVAALYGGYFVGFETWWQGQTPGKRVAQIRVIKDNGKPEGVFQAALRALMRPIDDILFVGFLCIVFNQQEKRIGDWLAGTLVVQSERPLGTSALKVPESSQALATQLMEQSSIGNLLPDDFAVMREYLQRRSILTKRARQTLSVELAQQVREIIELEKLPQEEMPADPFLEAVYWAYQKQFGDRRLPYVPAPNLGQDRS, translated from the coding sequence ATGAATTTCTTTAAAACCATTACAATTCGAACCCCAGAGAGTGTCGAGTTGGAGTTTACGCTAGCAGGCATCGGCAACCGCGCCCTGGCGCTCATCATTGACTACCTGCTGTTATTCCTATCGCTCGCACTAATTATCTTATTTTTCTCGTTGATAGGCGAACAGCTTGTCAATTTATCCATTGCGTTGGGAGGGGGAACCGGCGGCATTGAACTGTGGTTGCTAGCCATTGTGATCTTACTGGTAGCCGCTCTCTATGGAGGGTACTTTGTTGGTTTTGAGACCTGGTGGCAGGGGCAAACCCCAGGGAAACGGGTTGCTCAGATTCGCGTCATCAAAGATAACGGCAAACCTGAAGGGGTCTTTCAAGCTGCCTTACGCGCCCTCATGCGACCCATCGATGACATTCTCTTTGTGGGGTTTCTCTGTATCGTGTTCAATCAGCAAGAAAAACGGATTGGCGATTGGCTGGCTGGGACCCTCGTCGTTCAATCCGAACGCCCGCTTGGAACCTCAGCCCTAAAAGTGCCGGAGTCATCCCAGGCTTTAGCAACACAGCTGATGGAACAGTCTTCTATTGGCAATTTGTTACCGGACGATTTTGCAGTGATGCGTGAATACTTGCAGCGTCGCTCGATACTCACGAAGCGGGCTCGGCAAACTTTGAGCGTTGAGCTTGCACAGCAAGTCCGGGAAATCATTGAGCTAGAAAAACTCCCTCAGGAGGAGATGCCAGCAGATCCCTTCTTGGAAGCTGTGTATTGGGCATATCAAAAGCAATTTGGCGATCGCCGCTTACCATACGTTCCTGCTCCAAACCTGGGGCAAGACAGGAGCTAG
- a CDS encoding DUF975 domain-containing protein: MAPSPSYRTRPLSTGNVVSAGISLLRTYFKTYLGLSAKAVLWYLIPFYGWARALMIFGQIGRLGFQEIIHQPETVNASLKKVEFRMWSFLGVAILVFIIQVAANYAISGVGTALILPFTAVGAGGDAVAILSGVLVVGVQLAMFAAQTWIQARFLLYDVIIAVETETDATAAITRSWELTQGSAFRVLLVLLVAYVVMAPLFVLALLPFLFTIPFFAATPADTPDPALALALLLAFLVFAVLLMLGAVITVPFWQSIKAVLYYDLRSRREGIDIQLTHRIRDRERS, translated from the coding sequence ATGGCACCTTCCCCCTCTTACCGTACAAGGCCTCTGAGTACGGGCAATGTTGTCAGTGCGGGCATCAGTCTGCTCAGAACTTATTTCAAGACCTATTTAGGGTTGAGTGCAAAAGCTGTCCTGTGGTACCTCATCCCTTTTTATGGCTGGGCCAGAGCCTTAATGATTTTCGGTCAAATTGGTCGGTTAGGCTTTCAAGAGATTATTCACCAACCAGAAACTGTTAACGCTTCTCTAAAGAAAGTTGAGTTTCGGATGTGGAGCTTTCTTGGCGTCGCAATTTTGGTGTTTATTATCCAAGTTGCAGCCAATTATGCTATCTCAGGTGTGGGGACGGCTCTAATTTTGCCGTTTACTGCCGTGGGTGCAGGTGGGGATGCCGTAGCAATACTATCTGGTGTTCTTGTGGTGGGTGTGCAGCTGGCTATGTTTGCTGCCCAAACCTGGATTCAAGCGCGCTTTTTACTCTATGACGTGATTATTGCAGTCGAAACTGAAACTGATGCCACGGCTGCGATCACTCGAAGTTGGGAGTTGACCCAAGGGTCAGCATTTCGAGTGCTATTAGTGTTGCTTGTGGCTTATGTGGTAATGGCCCCGCTGTTTGTACTAGCCTTACTCCCTTTTCTATTCACAATTCCCTTCTTTGCCGCTACTCCAGCAGATACACCTGATCCAGCGCTGGCGCTGGCACTGCTGCTTGCGTTCTTGGTCTTTGCGGTTTTGCTAATGCTGGGTGCTGTAATTACCGTTCCGTTTTGGCAATCAATTAAGGCTGTCCTCTACTACGATCTGCGTAGCCGCCGCGAAGGAATTGATATTCAACTCACCCATCGCATTCGCGATCGTGAACGGTCATGA
- a CDS encoding stage II sporulation protein M — protein sequence MNIQRWVARRESSWRRLDDLLRRVEKKGLAALSTEEIKTMASLYRSVSADLARARTNQVGDTLIQDLQLLTSRSYSQIYQGSRRQDWRAVLEFYRDGFPAIVQQTWKYSAIATLLFVFSGLVGWWYSWQDPAFMSLILDPGFVAHVQETEELWTVSILGVEPIASSAIMVNNIAVSLKAIFGGVGYFMPQIPLITPPGGFTAFLMVFNGLMIGSIATLVAQTNLAYQLWAFVFPHGSLELPAIFFAGGAGLLLARAILLPGKYRRIDALQVYGRQAVQLVYGIIPMLVIAGVIEGFFSPSPVIPAPVKYLTGTVLFGLLVQYCLRRPAEIKD from the coding sequence ATGAACATTCAACGTTGGGTTGCCAGACGTGAATCGAGTTGGCGACGTTTGGATGATTTATTGAGGCGAGTGGAGAAAAAAGGCCTGGCTGCCCTCAGTACTGAGGAGATAAAAACCATGGCCAGCCTTTATCGCTCAGTATCTGCTGATTTAGCCCGGGCTCGAACGAACCAGGTTGGAGACACCCTGATTCAAGACTTACAACTGCTAACTTCACGCAGCTATAGCCAGATTTATCAGGGGTCACGACGTCAGGATTGGCGAGCTGTGCTGGAGTTTTATCGCGATGGGTTTCCCGCCATTGTGCAGCAGACTTGGAAGTATAGTGCGATCGCCACCCTTTTGTTCGTATTCAGTGGTCTTGTTGGCTGGTGGTACTCCTGGCAAGATCCTGCATTTATGTCCCTAATATTAGATCCTGGCTTCGTCGCTCATGTCCAAGAAACCGAAGAACTGTGGACAGTGTCCATTTTGGGTGTCGAGCCTATTGCCTCTAGTGCCATCATGGTCAACAACATTGCCGTTTCCCTGAAAGCAATTTTTGGAGGAGTGGGCTACTTTATGCCCCAAATACCACTCATAACCCCTCCAGGCGGGTTTACGGCCTTTTTAATGGTTTTTAATGGTCTCATGATTGGGAGCATCGCAACCCTAGTGGCTCAAACGAACTTGGCTTACCAACTTTGGGCCTTTGTCTTCCCCCACGGTTCTTTAGAGCTCCCAGCCATTTTCTTTGCCGGAGGAGCAGGCTTATTGCTGGCAAGGGCTATTCTGCTGCCTGGAAAATATCGGCGTATCGATGCATTACAAGTCTACGGTCGCCAAGCTGTGCAGTTGGTGTACGGCATCATACCGATGTTAGTTATTGCAGGCGTCATTGAAGGATTCTTCTCGCCCAGCCCAGTGATTCCAGCTCCGGTGAAGTATTTAACAGGCACGGTGCTTTTTGGGTTGCTGGTGCAGTATTGCTTGCGGCGTCCTGCAGAGATTAAAGACTAA
- a CDS encoding tetratricopeptide repeat protein — translation MENTNLLLVYLVTLLVLLGIAAVLVILQVYKTRRIEGTLNRLQNKLTKEKGTAQEHYELGSLMVDKKLYSQATSHLKQALKLVGEEESENAAIIYNALGFAYFAQEQYDLAIRQYKEALQIAPSYVTAFNNLGHSYERKQLISQALETYEEALKFDPQNKTAKRRADSLRKRFVPSSQGE, via the coding sequence ATGGAAAACACTAATCTGCTTTTAGTTTATCTAGTGACACTACTTGTGTTGTTAGGTATCGCCGCTGTTCTAGTGATTCTTCAGGTCTACAAAACTCGACGAATAGAAGGCACTTTAAACCGGCTACAGAATAAACTCACCAAGGAAAAAGGGACCGCCCAAGAGCATTATGAGTTGGGTAGCCTCATGGTAGATAAGAAACTTTACTCTCAAGCAACTTCCCATCTGAAGCAGGCGTTGAAGCTGGTTGGGGAAGAGGAGTCTGAGAACGCTGCCATTATCTACAACGCGCTTGGGTTTGCCTATTTCGCCCAAGAGCAGTATGACTTGGCGATTCGCCAGTACAAGGAAGCCCTCCAGATCGCACCCAGCTATGTCACCGCATTCAATAATCTAGGGCACAGCTATGAACGCAAGCAGTTGATCAGCCAAGCCCTGGAAACCTATGAAGAAGCCTTGAAGTTCGATCCTCAAAATAAGACGGCAAAGCGTCGGGCTGATTCGCTAAGAAAGCGCTTTGTGCCCTCTAGCCAGGGAGAGTAA
- a CDS encoding transporter substrate-binding domain-containing protein yields the protein MRYQLLGFGIGLGVHLAVPPFVISADLETIQERGYLIVAVKDNWRPLGFTDEQGDLVGFEIDIATRLAETLFGDDTSVVFYPVSNRDRIPAVLAGEVDVAIAGMAITPMRERIVDFSYPYYLDGTALITNNPQIQSLQDLETAAIGLLEGSDAVPSIHYTLPSASLVGVSSYQAAMETIESGSISAVAGDVTVLTGWAQEYPAYRLLPEVITAEPLGVVMPKGHEYITLRRFINASINQWHEEGWLEEQATYWGLP from the coding sequence ATGCGCTATCAGCTTCTTGGCTTCGGCATAGGATTGGGGGTGCATTTGGCGGTACCCCCATTTGTTATTTCTGCAGATCTGGAAACAATTCAAGAAAGGGGCTATCTGATTGTTGCCGTTAAGGATAACTGGCGTCCCTTGGGTTTTACGGATGAGCAGGGCGATTTGGTAGGGTTTGAAATCGATATTGCTACTCGTCTGGCAGAAACCCTGTTTGGAGATGACACCTCGGTGGTGTTCTATCCGGTTTCTAATCGCGATCGCATCCCGGCAGTGCTCGCAGGAGAAGTTGATGTGGCGATCGCGGGTATGGCCATAACCCCTATGCGGGAAAGAATCGTTGACTTCAGCTATCCATATTATCTGGACGGCACTGCGCTGATTACGAATAACCCACAGATTCAAAGCTTGCAGGATTTAGAGACAGCCGCGATCGGCCTACTCGAAGGATCTGACGCGGTTCCGAGTATTCACTACACGTTACCTTCAGCCAGTCTGGTGGGGGTCTCTTCCTATCAAGCTGCGATGGAGACTATCGAAAGCGGTAGCATCAGCGCAGTTGCCGGAGATGTCACAGTCTTAACCGGGTGGGCTCAAGAATATCCTGCCTACAGGCTTTTGCCAGAGGTCATTACCGCTGAACCCTTAGGGGTTGTCATGCCTAAAGGTCATGAATACATAACCCTACGGCGATTTATCAATGCCTCGATTAATCAATGGCATGAAGAGGGTTGGCTGGAAGAACAAGCAACCTATTGGGGACTTCCCTAA
- the rplT gene encoding 50S ribosomal protein L20: MARVKRGNVARKRRKKILKLAKGFRGSHSKLFRTANQQVMKALRYAYRDRRCRKRDFRRLWITRINAAARTQGMSYSRLIGQLKKANIEINRKMLAQMAVLDPEGFNQVVEIASKA, translated from the coding sequence ATGGCACGGGTTAAGCGCGGGAATGTTGCCCGAAAGCGCCGCAAGAAGATTTTAAAGCTCGCAAAAGGTTTCCGGGGATCGCACTCAAAGCTTTTTCGGACTGCGAACCAGCAGGTCATGAAGGCGCTGCGATATGCCTATCGCGATCGCCGCTGTCGCAAGCGTGACTTTCGTCGTCTGTGGATTACCCGCATCAATGCAGCGGCTCGCACGCAGGGCATGAGCTACAGTCGTTTAATTGGTCAACTCAAGAAAGCCAACATTGAGATCAATCGCAAGATGCTGGCTCAAATGGCTGTTCTAGATCCCGAAGGGTTTAACCAGGTTGTTGAAATTGCGAGCAAAGCTTAG
- the rpmI gene encoding 50S ribosomal protein L35, with product MPKLKTRRAAAKRFKRSGSGKFMRRKAFRNHLLQKKKTARKVRLAKKTAVVEADTPNVELMLPYF from the coding sequence ATGCCGAAGCTCAAAACACGCCGAGCGGCTGCCAAGCGTTTCAAGCGTAGCGGTAGTGGCAAGTTTATGCGCCGCAAAGCTTTTCGGAACCACCTGCTGCAGAAGAAGAAAACTGCTCGTAAGGTTCGTCTCGCTAAGAAGACAGCCGTGGTTGAAGCAGATACCCCCAACGTTGAGCTGATGTTGCCTTACTTTTAA
- a CDS encoding class II aldolase/adducin family protein, with product MHDDGVIKYRCDWDPGPPLIFEQLTSLIAWRDRLYKAGLIGVYPDGIGFGNISQRLTGTSFLISGTQTGHYPATTSAHYTLVDQWDIAQNTLHCVGPLKASSESLTHGALYEYSPDIQAIVHIHHRELWQAYQHVLPTTRADVAYGTPAMADEMWRLFRESDLHTQKVLVMAGHEDGLIAFGQTLQVAASNLLSLLKS from the coding sequence ATGCATGATGATGGTGTCATCAAGTATCGGTGTGACTGGGATCCAGGCCCTCCACTGATATTTGAGCAGCTAACATCTTTAATAGCCTGGCGTGATCGTCTGTACAAAGCTGGACTGATCGGTGTTTATCCTGACGGTATTGGGTTTGGCAACATTAGCCAACGGTTGACAGGCACCAGCTTTCTAATTTCTGGCACCCAAACCGGGCATTACCCAGCCACGACCTCTGCCCATTACACCCTGGTAGACCAGTGGGACATTGCCCAAAACACGTTGCACTGCGTTGGCCCTTTGAAAGCTTCATCAGAGTCTCTCACCCATGGCGCTTTGTACGAATACTCTCCAGATATTCAAGCGATCGTGCATATTCACCACCGAGAGTTGTGGCAAGCCTATCAGCATGTTTTGCCGACAACGCGGGCAGACGTTGCCTATGGCACCCCTGCGATGGCTGATGAGATGTGGCGCTTATTCCGAGAGAGCGATCTGCATACCCAGAAGGTGTTGGTCATGGCGGGTCATGAAGACGGCTTGATTGCCTTTGGTCAAACATTGCAGGTTGCTGCATCGAACCTGTTGTCTTTACTCAAATCATGA
- a CDS encoding M20/M25/M40 family metallo-hydrolase: protein MSKDHRFDPTSALLFDGLESRLRDHLNQLIRDRDPYLASGGHRLVQQYIQSTLGQWGTVEEHCFEVRGKCHKNWILKFHPPDSVASSKSPIVVGAHYDAVPGSVGADDNASGVAALLELARYAANNPPARPLWCVAFDMEEYGLLGSRAYAETLKNRGQSIRLMVSLEMLGYCDPSPHSQRYPSPILQWLYPNTGDFIGLIGNLATLPDLVQLQRHIRRAGAACEWLPVPQRGNLIPATRLSDHAPFWDCDYRAVMVTDTAFLRNPHYHKSSDRLETLDLPFMTQVCQGLMTGLTTLS, encoded by the coding sequence ATGTCTAAAGATCATAGGTTTGATCCCACATCAGCGTTGCTTTTTGACGGTCTGGAAAGTAGATTACGCGACCATTTAAATCAGTTGATTCGCGATCGCGATCCTTACCTGGCCTCTGGCGGACATCGCCTAGTGCAACAGTATATTCAGTCAACTTTAGGGCAGTGGGGCACTGTAGAAGAGCACTGCTTTGAGGTGCGGGGAAAATGTCATAAAAACTGGATTTTGAAATTCCATCCTCCAGATTCTGTAGCTAGCAGCAAGTCGCCGATTGTAGTCGGGGCCCATTATGATGCCGTTCCTGGCAGCGTGGGAGCTGACGATAACGCCAGTGGCGTTGCTGCTCTTTTAGAATTGGCCCGCTACGCCGCTAACAATCCGCCTGCTCGACCCCTCTGGTGCGTTGCCTTTGATATGGAAGAATATGGTCTTTTAGGGAGTCGAGCCTATGCGGAAACCCTAAAAAATAGAGGGCAGTCAATCCGCTTGATGGTGTCCCTAGAGATGCTAGGCTACTGCGATCCCAGCCCCCATAGTCAACGCTATCCATCCCCTATCCTGCAATGGCTGTATCCCAATACGGGTGACTTTATCGGGCTCATTGGCAATTTAGCGACCCTCCCAGATTTGGTGCAGCTACAGCGTCATATTCGGCGAGCAGGGGCCGCTTGTGAATGGTTGCCGGTTCCGCAACGGGGAAACCTGATTCCAGCAACTCGTTTGAGCGACCATGCCCCATTTTGGGACTGCGACTACCGGGCTGTGATGGTGACCGATACGGCTTTTCTGCGCAATCCGCATTACCACAAATCCAGCGATCGCCTAGAAACATTAGATTTGCCCTTCATGACTCAAGTTTGTCAGGGGCTGATGACAGGGTTAACCACGCTATCTTGA
- a CDS encoding septal ring lytic transglycosylase RlpA family protein, with the protein MGMEFSPLSPVIGTGLSSIEPPVEEGLQPPGSEYLASLNQWHSWDAIAAVRITESGAQVTPEDSFSNLDTHQCAADSAAAYQANTAATSPTPKLQVWVHNHFIGEVTGRAAARQLADNLRLLIKQGKLDAAHLQPIFGANFVGGSLHSDILFIVDESLKSHPEVPAAAIAVQWINNLRIAFDESPLDLVQVQMAMKGLIETSQALYGTASWYGPGFHGRQTANGERFDENALTAAHKTLPFNTHLKVTNRLNGKSVVVRINDRGPYIGNRTLDLSRAAARCLGSVGNGVVPYEAVVLESVPKPELEELTTAQLTADIDLGD; encoded by the coding sequence ATGGGCATGGAGTTTTCGCCCCTGTCTCCGGTAATTGGTACGGGGCTATCAAGCATTGAACCGCCAGTTGAGGAGGGACTCCAGCCTCCTGGTTCTGAGTATCTGGCCAGTCTGAACCAATGGCATAGCTGGGATGCCATTGCAGCCGTTCGCATTACCGAGTCAGGTGCGCAGGTAACCCCAGAAGACTCATTTTCCAATCTAGATACCCACCAGTGCGCAGCGGATTCAGCTGCGGCGTATCAGGCTAATACAGCCGCCACATCCCCCACACCCAAGCTGCAGGTTTGGGTGCACAATCATTTCATTGGTGAAGTGACTGGACGGGCAGCAGCCCGACAGCTAGCAGACAACTTGAGGCTGTTGATTAAGCAAGGCAAGCTGGATGCCGCCCATTTACAGCCCATATTTGGCGCTAACTTCGTGGGAGGCAGCCTTCACAGCGACATTCTGTTCATTGTGGATGAGTCCTTAAAATCGCATCCTGAAGTGCCTGCAGCGGCGATCGCCGTTCAGTGGATCAACAATCTCCGGATCGCGTTTGACGAATCCCCCCTTGATTTGGTCCAGGTACAAATGGCGATGAAAGGGCTTATCGAAACCTCTCAGGCGCTGTATGGCACCGCCTCTTGGTATGGCCCTGGATTTCATGGTCGCCAAACGGCCAATGGTGAACGGTTTGATGAAAATGCTCTGACGGCAGCCCACAAGACACTCCCGTTCAATACCCACCTGAAAGTGACAAATCGCCTGAACGGAAAGTCTGTCGTAGTGCGGATCAATGACCGTGGCCCTTACATCGGTAACCGTACCCTCGATCTTTCTAGGGCTGCAGCCCGTTGCTTAGGCAGCGTTGGCAATGGGGTCGTCCCTTATGAAGCCGTGGTGCTAGAGTCTGTCCCTAAGCCCGAGCTGGAAGAGCTAACAACGGCACAGCTCACAGCTGATATTGACTTAGGAGATTAG
- a CDS encoding anthranilate synthase component I family protein codes for MVSPSLTHFQHLATQGNFVPVYQELAADLDTPVSAWHKVCADAPYSFLLESVEGGETLGRYSLLGCDPLWVLETQGAVTTQTFRNGTVKTYTGDPFAVLPQCLAPYQPVKLPELPPGIGGLFGFWGYEPIQWIEPTVPTYDRTESDLPDGLWMQVDSLLIFDQVKRKIWVVAYADLREPGRDLQIAYTAACDRIHSLVQKLTSPLQGLRPLTQWQPPGQSTTVPLAYTSNRTQSEFCEAVQRAKDYIRAGDIFQVVISQRLSTDYWGNPFDLYRSLRLVNPSPYMAYFHFKDWQMIGSSPEVMVKAEHGENPDEPMIATVRPIAGTRPRGKTPAEDAAFATDLLADPKEIAEHVMLVDLGRNDLGRVCESGSVRVDELMVIERYSHVMHIVSNVVGRLLPHKTAWDLIKACFPAGTVSGAPKIRAMQIINELEPDLRGPYSGIYGYYDFEGQLNTAITIRTMIVRPTAEGCSRVSVQAGAGLVADSIPESEFQETLNKSQGMLAAIRSLQSEGAGG; via the coding sequence ATGGTTTCTCCCTCCCTGACACATTTCCAGCATCTAGCGACCCAAGGTAACTTTGTCCCGGTCTATCAAGAATTGGCGGCTGACCTAGATACACCCGTGTCTGCGTGGCATAAAGTCTGCGCTGATGCACCTTACAGCTTTTTGCTGGAGTCGGTAGAAGGGGGAGAAACGCTAGGCCGTTACAGCTTGCTAGGATGTGATCCCCTCTGGGTGCTAGAAACCCAGGGAGCTGTGACGACGCAAACCTTTCGGAATGGCACCGTAAAAACCTATACCGGCGATCCCTTCGCGGTTCTTCCCCAATGCCTGGCCCCCTACCAGCCCGTTAAGCTACCAGAACTCCCGCCAGGCATTGGGGGGTTGTTTGGTTTTTGGGGCTACGAACCAATTCAGTGGATTGAACCCACGGTTCCTACCTACGATCGCACAGAGTCCGATTTACCTGATGGGCTATGGATGCAAGTCGATAGCCTCCTGATTTTTGACCAGGTAAAACGCAAGATCTGGGTCGTCGCCTATGCGGATCTGCGAGAGCCGGGGCGTGATTTGCAGATAGCCTATACTGCTGCTTGCGATCGCATTCACTCTCTTGTCCAAAAGCTGACATCTCCTCTCCAAGGCTTGCGTCCCCTCACCCAATGGCAACCGCCCGGACAGTCCACCACAGTGCCGTTGGCTTACACCAGCAACCGTACTCAAAGCGAGTTTTGTGAGGCTGTACAGCGAGCAAAAGACTACATTCGCGCAGGGGATATTTTCCAGGTCGTGATTTCCCAACGGCTGTCTACCGACTATTGGGGCAATCCGTTCGATTTATACCGCTCTCTGCGCCTCGTGAACCCTTCACCCTACATGGCCTATTTTCACTTCAAGGACTGGCAGATGATTGGGTCTAGCCCTGAGGTCATGGTGAAGGCAGAGCATGGAGAGAATCCAGATGAGCCGATGATTGCAACCGTGCGTCCGATCGCAGGGACTCGTCCTCGCGGCAAAACTCCCGCTGAAGATGCCGCTTTCGCGACGGATCTCCTGGCTGATCCCAAAGAAATTGCTGAGCATGTCATGCTAGTCGATCTGGGGCGAAATGATTTGGGACGGGTCTGCGAAAGCGGCAGTGTGCGTGTAGACGAACTCATGGTCATTGAGCGCTATTCCCATGTGATGCACATTGTGAGTAATGTGGTAGGTCGGCTTTTGCCCCACAAAACTGCTTGGGATCTGATCAAAGCCTGTTTTCCTGCAGGTACCGTCAGCGGAGCCCCAAAAATACGAGCTATGCAGATTATCAACGAATTAGAGCCTGATCTCCGAGGCCCTTATTCCGGGATTTATGGTTACTACGACTTTGAAGGGCAGCTCAATACGGCCATTACCATTCGCACCATGATTGTGCGGCCAACTGCAGAGGGCTGCTCTCGTGTAAGTGTTCAGGCCGGAGCTGGGCTAGTCGCCGATTCTATCCCTGAATCAGAGTTTCAAGAAACCCTGAACAAATCCCAGGGCATGTTAGCGGCAATTCGCTCTCTGCAGTCAGAGGGTGCAGGTGGGTAG
- a CDS encoding photosystem I reaction center subunit II: MAETLTGQTPKFGGSTGGLLTKADVEEKYAITWTSSKEQVFEMPTGGAAIMNEGENLLYLARKEQCLALGTQLRTKFKPKIQDYKIYRIYPNGEVQYLHPADGVFPEKVNEGRETIGKIDRNIGKNPDPATIKFSGKEPFEV; this comes from the coding sequence ATGGCAGAAACTCTAACTGGACAAACTCCTAAGTTCGGCGGTAGCACCGGCGGTCTGCTCACCAAGGCAGACGTTGAGGAAAAATACGCGATTACTTGGACCAGCTCTAAAGAGCAGGTATTCGAAATGCCAACGGGCGGGGCAGCCATCATGAACGAAGGCGAGAACCTGCTGTATCTAGCGCGCAAAGAGCAGTGCTTGGCATTGGGAACGCAACTCCGCACCAAGTTTAAGCCCAAAATTCAAGATTACAAAATCTATCGGATTTATCCCAACGGTGAAGTGCAATATCTGCACCCTGCCGATGGGGTCTTTCCTGAGAAGGTTAACGAAGGTCGTGAGACCATTGGCAAGATCGATCGCAATATTGGCAAAAACCCAGATCCTGCCACGATTAAGTTCAGCGGTAAAGAACCCTTTGAGGTTTAG